The genomic segment TCAACGGCGTATACTCCGGTATAAGGATTGATCGGAACATTAGGCGCATTGCCGTATTCGCCCGCGCTGATAACGCCATCCAGCTTGGGGGCGGCGGTTTTAGGAGCGGTATAAAACCGGCGTCCGAACAACAGGTTGCCGTATGTGGCTTCCACGTGAGTAGAACCAATCCATATATACTGGTTTTCCAGCGTCCCGCCGTCGTCATCGTCATTGATAGCGATGGTGAAACCGATAATAGCTCCTTCTTGGGGATTGCCGATCGTCTTCATGGAGATGCGGAATTCCGCGTCGTATCCTGTATCCGTCCATTCCGTTTTGGCAAACCATGCTTTATCTTCACCATAGCCGGGATTGCCCGCTTCCGCCTCGCGGTAGGCGTTATTGACTGTAATAACGTATTGTCCGCCGGTATTGACGACATCGGGATTGGTTCCCGTAGTGTCGCGGCTTCCGAAGTTGCTGTTGTCGCCATCGACGAAGACTTCCACGCTGTCGTCTTCCCAGGTGTTGCCGTTCTGCGATCCAGCGGCGGCGGTGTCGTCATACAGCACGTCATCCGTTACGCGCACGGCTACATAGAGGTAATTCGCATCGTATCCAACATAGATTTGAGCGCCGAAATCGGTCGGATCGATTGGTCCTGAGCCCTCGTAGCTTCCGCCCCGGATGTAATCGTCCAGATTTTCATCCCAAACCATGCGCCAATAGGAATCGGTTCCACCCTGGCGAGCGCCCGTCGCCCTTTGCCACGATTCCCCGCCCGCAAGATCGATGACGCCATCGATAACCGGCGGAGTATCCAACGGCAAGACGGTTTGCGTCTTGGTGTTATCCAACGTCGCCCGATCCGCGGCGGCGAAGCCCGTAAACAACGCCAACATCGTGCACAACAAAATCGTTTTCCTCATAGCGTAATTCCCCCTTCGATCAATAGAGTTTTAATGGAAGATGAACCATCTTCCAATACAATCATTAAAAATACAATAAAACAAATAGTCATGTCAATGAATTTTTTGATTTTATTGCATTTATTTTTCAATATATAAAGAAAACGGCGGGCTGCGTTTCGCTAAAAGCCCGCCCTGAACCTAACGAATCTTAGTTACTATTAAATCCATCAACCGAGCGATTCCACCGTCCAGTTGACTAAGTCCCACGGCAGCCAAATCTTGTCGCCTTCCAATAAGATAAAAGCGCCGGGGGAATCTTTTACCGCCTCTTTCAGTTCCTGCCAGGTATGCGGTCCGGATTCCGTCTTCATCTTGGCGGCGAACCACCTCGATTCTATATTTCTCGCCTCTTCCGCCCAATCGAAAGCGGCGTTCATGGCATCGGTTGTGTTGAACTTGACGTTGCTGTTTTTACGGTGGGCGGTGATAGATTCGAAATTCTTCGCCAGCCAATCCTTCATCTTCGCTTGCACTTCCTGTTTTTTGGACGCAGGAGGGGCGGGATGGGAAACAGTCTGCGCGGCGGTCAAATCGCTGGGAAGAGGAGGAATATCTTTGGTCAATTTACCCAGATATTCCGGCAGCTGGATGCCGACGTTCTTCGTCAGATTGTGCAACGGGGGCAGCGCTCCAATAAGGCCGGAGACGAAATCCGCCGTAGCCGTCTTGCCGTCCGCTTGCCTGCCGCCGTCCCAAACGGTAACGGAATCGATCTTCAAATTGGAGATGGCCTTTACTTGCTCCTCGACCAATTTGGGCAGTTGTTCCGTAACTAAAAGCATCGCCGCTAATTCGGGAGAATTGCCGCTCGACTTCACCATTTCGGCGAATCCTTCCGCCTTCTTGGTGAGAATCGCCCGCAAGCCGTCCGCCTCGGCCTGCATTAAGGAAAGAATGCCGTCGGCCTCGCCTTTCTTCATCCGCCGAATTTTTTCGGCGTCGGCTTCGGCCATCGTTTCAATGCGGCGCTTTTCGATTTCGACGGGGACGATGATGTTCGCCCCTTGCGTGGCTTCTTCCCGCTTGGCTCTTTGTTTTTCCGCTTTTTCTTCGGCTTGGTAAGCCTCTTCCAACGCCTGAGCAGATCGCACTTTTTCGGCGGCGACGGCCAGCCGTTCCGCTTCCGCCTCTTTCTCGCGGCGGTCGGCG from the Candidatus Omnitrophota bacterium genome contains:
- a CDS encoding sugar-binding protein; the protein is MRKTILLCTMLALFTGFAAADRATLDNTKTQTVLPLDTPPVIDGVIDLAGGESWQRATGARQGGTDSYWRMVWDENLDDYIRGGSYEGSGPIDPTDFGAQIYVGYDANYLYVAVRVTDDVLYDDTAAAGSQNGNTWEDDSVEVFVDGDNSNFGSRDTTGTNPDVVNTGGQYVITVNNAYREAEAGNPGYGEDKAWFAKTEWTDTGYDAEFRISMKTIGNPQEGAIIGFTIAINDDDDGGTLENQYIWIGSTHVEATYGNLLFGRRFYTAPKTAAPKLDGVISAGEYGNAPNVPINPYTGVYAVDAGSDEWLPEDHSFSFMATHDADAIYVAVDCTDDLIVTDSAAAGSEDGSTWEDDSVEIFFDSDLDRNSGAGTVGFEGQYVYTPIGAWRDNEALNPTFGTDWEAAASKTSKGYQIEFKVNKSAIVAPADGTPMGFNVCQNDDDGANRKSQLNWNGYPHNELSYGVITLSAGADIGEWSLY
- a CDS encoding SPFH domain-containing protein; the encoded protein is MEYIILTGSAILTLFVIIFGFATRYKRCPSDRILVVYGRIGGRRVVDGKGLSARCYHGGGAFIWPIIQDYQFLDLTPVPIDIKLEGALSRQNIRVNTPSTFTVGISTEPGIMENGAERLLGLSMNEVQDLAKDIIFGQLRVVIATMSIEEINADREKLIENIYTGVEVELKKIGLRLINVNIQDITDASGYIDALGKEAAARAINEAKIKVAQQERDGEIGKAEAERDQRINVANAHSAAVNGENKAGILIAQSNADRREKEAEAERLAVAAEKVRSAQALEEAYQAEEKAEKQRAKREEATQGANIIVPVEIEKRRIETMAEADAEKIRRMKKGEADGILSLMQAEADGLRAILTKKAEGFAEMVKSSGNSPELAAMLLVTEQLPKLVEEQVKAISNLKIDSVTVWDGGRQADGKTATADFVSGLIGALPPLHNLTKNVGIQLPEYLGKLTKDIPPLPSDLTAAQTVSHPAPPASKKQEVQAKMKDWLAKNFESITAHRKNSNVKFNTTDAMNAAFDWAEEARNIESRWFAAKMKTESGPHTWQELKEAVKDSPGAFILLEGDKIWLPWDLVNWTVESLG